The sequence GACAACTTCGCGGACACCACGGGGATCTTACTCACAACCTCTCAGGCAGTCAATACGGCCGTATGGATCAAGAATGATGGGTCACTGCATCGATACGACTGGTGAGGCAAAATGTTTGTCGTAACGGGAGGAATTGATCGCGGCGCGGCGCGATTCTTTGGCGAGCTTGGATCCTCTCGCCGACTGCGCGCTAACTTCTGCTGTTGAATTTAAATCCTATCTCATCTATATGTGGACCACGACGAAGCCGACCTTCTTCATTTTTGGATGGTCATTCTCTTCACCGATCGACCGATGATTCCATACGGAGGTGGGGGAAACAGGTACTCCCGTCGGTGTTGTCGAAATCCTATCCCTTTCATACTCTGATCACACGTGTCTCGGGCGTGAACGATGTCAACAGAGGGAGGCGGCTCATAGCATGGACACCTACTCTCATTACAATCGGCTCTCATCCTCAGGTTCTCTCGCCCTCATTTTTTGCCTTTCATTGGGGGCATGCTCGTGGGTTCCCAAAGGGGATGTGCAACTCGATGTCGGTATCAAGGATCGAGGAGTGGCTTCCTGGTATGGCGAGCAGTTCCACGGTAGGAAAGCGGCGAACGGTGAGCTGTTCGATATGGAGGCGTTGACCGCCGCTCATCGAACTATGCCGCTCGGGAGCGTGGTTCGTGTCATCAATCTGACCAATGGCAGACATCTCCATGTGCGGATTACGGATCGAGGTCCCTATGAGAAAGGACGAATCATCGATCTTTCGCGTCGTGCGGCTCTGCAATTGGGCATGGAGCACAAGGGATTAGCATACGTGCAAGTTGAGATTGTCGGCGAGCGTCGCCCCGATCTCACGTGGCTTTCAGAAACGTTCACCGGGCGAGTCGCGTCGGTTCTTGCTGATGCCAAATATCTGTCTGACCGGACGTCATCCGGTATGGCGTCTCATTCTCGAAATCTTCAGGGCGACCTCTGGATAGCACGGCGAAATCGCTGGGCTCTGGCGATGCTCTCTGTCGATCATTGGGCAGGAACATCGGTGGCTACGTTAGGGCTCGCCTAATCGCACTCCCGTTCATTCCCTCCAGGTTGACAGTACGCAAAGGTCTCCACTAGACTGCTTCCTCTTCTTATTGAAACTGACAGGGCATAAGTTATCGAACGGGAGGCACAGATCGATGGCCAAAAAGCGGGCAGCGGAGCCGGAGGAAGTACAACTCAAGAAGAAGATTGTCGCGAAGCGTACCATCCATGATAATCCAAAAGGAGACAGTGCCCTCCGATCGCTCAGGAAGCGATTGAAGCGGGAGCAGCGCAAGCGGAGGGCTCTGGCACAGCGGAAAAAACAAGCGGCTGGAAGCAAGGCGGCTGCCACGGCATCGAGTTAATGAGTTCGTGCCGGTATTTTCGTCCGGTATTCCTCTATGGAGCAACAACCCAAACATTCATCGCCGGGTACGAACCCTCTCAGTCTTCCGGCCGGTGATGGTCCTATGAGTGACGTCACCGATTCGACGCAGGCTGAGTCGCTTGCCTCTGCCGAATCCGTTGCTGTTGGACAGGAGGCGGTCGCTCTCGAGGAAGAGCAAATCAAAGACGAGATCGATATTCAAATCGATCTCCTCAATGATCCTGATTGGGTCGTCCGTCGAGAGGCCGTCATCACGCTCGGTGAAATGGCTGATGAGCGGTGTGTGGAGCCATTGGCCCGCGCGTTACGGGATGGAGATTGGCAGGTTCGAGAAGTTGCGATCGAAGCGATGGGGCAGGTTGGCTCCCCCGCTGTCGAAATGCTCCTGAAACTGCTACGCGACTGGGAAGTGCGCAAATACGCCATTCTGGCGCTCGGAAGAATTCGCGACGAACGGGTGCTTGATCCCTTGATGCTTCAACTGCGGAACGACGAGTTTAAGGATGACGCCATCCATGCCTTGGTTGAACTCGGTGAGCCTTCCGTCGAGAAGTTGATCGGCGCGCTTCGGGACAAAGACGAAAATGTTCGCAAGAGCGCAGTGCTGGCCTTGGGACGGATCAAGAGCAGCGATGCCATCACACCGCTCATCGATATGCTCAGTGATAAAGACTGGTTCACTCGGCTGACGGCAGCGGCGGCGTTGGAGTCGATCGGCGACGAACGGGGACGTGAGGCCATCAAACCATTGTTGAAAGATCCGGACATGGTGGTCAAGATGCGCGTCGAGCGCATTCTTGCGAAGTGGAAGAAGCAGTCTATTACCCAACCGGCTAATGCCTGAACTACTTGCTCAGTAACTGATCCATCTTCAGCTGCAGTTCATCCAACTTCTTCAACGTCACCGATTTCCCCATCGCCAGTTCCAGTTTCACCTCGCGCAGTGATCCGGCGAGATCGCGCAGAGCAGTCGTCATGGGATCGACTTTGGCTCCCTTGGTGATGGCTTCAACCGAATCGATGGCTTCGGTTAACTCCTTTGCCGCGTCGCCGTAATTTCGGTCGACCATGTGGGCTTTGGTCTGTACCAATCGAGACTTGGCCTCCACGAGTCCTTGGCGCCGGCGGAGATCTCGCTCGATCCCGAGTGTGGTGTCCAACACGTTTCTGGACACATCCTTTAAGGACTGCTGCAGCTCAGCGACGGTTCGCTGGAGCGTGCCGACGGGTCGTTGTCCAAGATAATAACCAGCTCCGAATGCGCCGAAGAGCAGTACAAGCACACCGAAAAATTTCACCATAGCAGTCCCTCGTTAACGGCGACGTTTCCCTGAACTCTGTTGAGTGATCTGATGGAGCAGACTATGCGCCGACGCGATGCGCACCGCTTCATCAGAGTCTTGTAGGCCTTCGACCAGTACCGGGACAGCCTCGACATGGCTCTTCCTCAACGACCTGGCGGCCATCAGTCGAGGGATGGGTTGTTGGTCTCGTAGCAGATTTTGCAGGAGCGTCAGCGCTTGTTTGTCCGAAGATGCGCTCAGTGCTTGGGCGGCTGCACTCCGAATGGAAGGATCCGGATGTCGCGCCAGATCGCCGGCAAGGGAAAGCGCTGAAGCATCTCCGAGGCGGAGTAACCCTTCAACGGCGCTGGCACGGACGTGTGGATTCGGATCCCGGGTGAGTCCCAGCAGGAGAGGCCGGTTCTCCTTGATACCAAGCCGCCCTAAACTTGTGGCGGCGACGCCCCGAACCATTCCCACTTCATCTCCGATGGCATGCGTTAAGGGGGCCACACCGCCTGGGGAGCCGAATTCGCCCAGCGCCCCTGCGGCGAAGGCTCGTACGGATGGATCGGGATCATACACCGCTTGGGATAAGACTGCCAGGCTTCCTGGGTGCTTGAGGCGTCCTAATGCGCCCAACGCCGCCATTCTCGACTCAGTATCCGGCAAGGTCGCGGCGCTCTTAATATCGTCCAGTTTCTCAAGGCGCCCCAATTTCACCAACGCCGCGTATGCGAAGACGGCTTCAGGCCCGTCTTCGGTACGGGCGACGTCCAGGAGCCGTTGTCGAACATCATTCGCATTCGCGTCGGCCAACGCAGTCATGGCGGCAATGCGGACGGTCGGCATCTCATCTCTCAGTGCGCGACGCAATGCCCCGGATTTTGCCGCGAGTCCGGCTTTCCCGATCGCCTCCGCGGCGCGCGCGCGGACGACGACCGAGGTATCCAGCAACCCGTCATCCAGTAACGCGGCAGTCTCCGGGAGGCCCAAATCCGCAAGAGCCGAGTAGGCGGCTATCCGAACCTGTTCGTGGCGGTCCCGGACGTGGCTGGTGATCATACCGAGGGCCAATGGGCGCAGAAGCGAATACTCGTGTGGCCCAGACTGGTGCAGCGTTGAGTAGATTGTGAGCGCCTCGTCTGTTCGTCCGAGCCGGACGTAGCTCAGGAAGGCCTGGCGGAGGAAGGCTTTGGACGGTGTTGCATCGGATGGCAGTTCTCGGAACAGATTTGCCACCGCCGGATAATCACCCGCTTTGAAAAGAGCTGCGGCCTTCGACTCAACAGTTGAGGTCGAGCCTCTTGATGCGGCAAACGTGGGCTCCGTGATGAGACCCAGCAAGAGCGCTCCCCATACCACCACGGTGGCCATGTTGTTCTGCCGTCGATAGAGCAGGGGATGTCGATTCGTTGTATTGCGCTGCACTACCATGTTGTCGGTAGACGCACCGTCGCAGGATGGTACATCAGACTGACATAATCCTTGAGCATGCGCGTGGTACAGAACTGTGGTGCGACGGTGCGTATGCATTCTTTGACCATTTGGAGCCAACCTCGGGGAATATCGTCTCGATCGCGCTGGTAGAATAACGGGACGACCTCTTGTTCCAACAGGCGATAGAGCTGCTCCGCATCGTGATGATCTTGAGTCTGCGCGTCAGCGGGCTCACTTAGCGGTTGGATTCCCCACCCATTGGCCCCATTGTAGCCCTCGACCCACCACCCATCGAGAACGCTCAGATTCAGCACGCCGTTCAGAGCGGCTTTCATCCCGCTGGTGCCGCTGGCCTCCATGGGGAATCGTGGGGTGTTCAGCCAAATGTCGACCCCTTGGACAAGATACTTCGCCATATGCATCTCGTAATCTTCAAGGAAGGCGATACGGCCTCCAAGTTTATGGTCATGGCAGAAATTCAGCACTTCGTGAATGAAGTACCGACCCGGCTCATCAGCTGGATGGGCCTTGCCCGCAAACACGAGCTGGACCGGTCGCCAACGGTCTTGGAGCAGAGCCTTCAATCGTTCCAAATCTCGAAAGAGCAAGGTGGCCCGTTTGTATGTTGCGAACCGTCGGGCGAACCCGATCGTCAACGCTTCGGGGTCCAAGAGGGTTCCACGGGTGATCACTTGCGATGGTTGGAGGTGCCCGTGCATCCACCCGTTTCTGGCGCGTTCACGGATGAAGCCCATCAGTTTCCGCTTCATCGCCTGTCGAACCGCCCACAGTTCATGGTCGGGCACATCCATCACACGCTGCCACATGGCCGGATCGTCGCAGGTCTGGGTCCAGGTTGGGCTCAGGGACTTGCCGTACAAGTGATGGAGTTCCGGTGAGATCCACGTCGGCACGTGAATGCCGTTGGTCACGCTCCGGATAGGGATCTGGTCGGTCGGTAGTCCCGGCCAGAAGTGTTGCCACATCTCTCGTGACACACGGCCATGTTCGCGGCTGACGCCGTTGACGTGGGCCGACAAGCGCATGACGAGCGCCGTCATATTGAAACCATGTCCGCCTGATTCGGGAGTGTCGCCGAGGCGGAGAAACTCGTCGCGCGAGAGCCCCAGTTGTTCCCAATATCCGGTAAAGTAACGATCCATGAGATGATGAGGGAACACGTCGTGTCCGGCCGGCACGGGTGTGTGCGTAGTGAACACCGTGCTTTGGCGGACCAGCTCGCTGGCTTCCGCGTGAGAGGAGCCCTTTTGAACATATTCCCGCACCCGTTCCAATGTCAGAAACGCGGAGTGCCCTTCATTGGCATGCCATACCGACGGCGAGATGCCGAGGGAGCGCAACATGCGCACTCCACCGATCCCCAACAAGATTTCCTGACAGAGCCGCATTTCCTGATCGCCGCCATACAGCCGTGCAGAGAGGGCACGGTCCTCCGGACTGTTTTCCGGCACATCTGTATCGATCAAATACAGCGGAATGCGACCAGCCAACACCTTCCAGACCGCCGCAGTCACGCGACGGCCACCCATGTCGACGACGAATTGGTACGGTTCCCCCGATGGAGTACGGGCTAAATGGACCGGAGACTCGTCGCGATTGAATGGCGCATAGGCCGCTTCTTGCCATCCCTCAGGTGTGATTCGTTGGCGGAAATATCCTTGCGGGTACATGAACCCGATTCCGACAAGCGGGAGCCCGAGGTCGCTCGCCTCTTTACAATGATCTCCGGCCAAAATGCCGAGGCCGCCGCTGTAGATGGGCACGGAGGCATGTAACCCGAATTCGGCTGAGAAATAGGCGATCGTCGTTTTGGCCAGATCGGCCTGGTGTGTCCTAGCCCAACTCTTCTTGTTGCTCAAGTATTCGTCGAACAACCGAAACACCGCTGAGTATTGACGGAGGAACGACGGATCCTCGGCCAAGCGCGTCAATCGGTCCGGTTTCACATCCGCCAACAGCTTGACCGGGTTGTGATGAGTGAGAAACCAGAGAGTCGGATCGATTGTTTCAAACAGTTGGCGAGCCTCCAGCGTCCAGCTCCACCACAGATTCTGGGCAAGTTCGGGTAAACGACTAAGATTCTGGGGGAGAGAACTGTGTATGCCATTGGGAGAATCCACAAGCACTCCTTTGGTCAAGATAAAGAACCGAGTATCGGCAGTGACGGGTGATCACTGGCGGGATCAGGCGTGTCCGGCTTTATGCCACGAGGCCCACTCTTTGGAGAATGCCACGGCGGCGTACCGTTCGCCAAGGATTTTCGCGACCTGGTTGAGCAGTTTTGTGAGTTGCTGCAGTTCGGACGGTGTGAGATCTTCGCGAAACCGTGGGTGCAGCCCCCAACGGGTTTCGACTTCTTCGCCCAATACGCTCGACATCAAGCTAATGAGCTTAATCTCCTGACCGGTCATTTTAGCGTGCTCGGCAGCGCTCTCGACAACGGTGGGCACAGCCTGCGGCACGTCCTGTGAGGGTGGGGCTTGCCCTTGCAGTACGGCACTGAGAGCGGGAACCACCGCACTGATACAGAGCGTCGCGGCTGAGCTGAGTTGCGCATTGCCGGGTGCGCCGACCGCGTCAGCCACTTTCTCTCCGAACTCGTGGAACATCTTGTTCTTGGTTTTTGAGTCTTCGGAGATCAGGAACTTGTAGTGCTCATAGGTCTGCCGACTTTCGGCTACGGTCGTGCCAATGGTCATGACGATTTCCATCTGATCCGCATTGTTTCCGAAGGCCGGTTCCAGGGCGCGCTTCAACTGTTGCGTTACGGCGTCTTCCAGCCCGTTCATAAACTCCATCTGGTCCTTCATCGGGATATGCAGGGCCACCAGTCGATCCGTGAGATTGAACATGATCTTTAGAAATTCCAGGTAGATGCCCCACTCATCCTGTCGCTTGAGTTTCAGCGCCTGCTCGGGGGCATTGCGCTTCATCATCGTGACCGATTCGCCCGACACGGCAAGCATCAGTTCCGCCAGCTGGCGAAGGCGTTCTTTGTATTCAGTCGTGGCAGTAGTCATGACTCTCCTCTTAGCAAGCGAGGATTATAGCGGAGAGGTGCGCGGTATTTAAAGCGAGGAGGAGAGGGATGAGCTTTCCGGGTACGAGCGGTACGGACTCGCTCCTTTCTCGCCGTACATTTCATAGACATGCTCGAATACCGCTGAGCATTTCTGTTTGTACAAATCAGGATTGTAGGCTCGTGGAAGGCCTTGATCCAGCAGATCTTCAATGGCCAGCTTCACGCGTGAACGAGCGGAGACGGTCTGTCGCCAATTCAGCACGAGCAGCTGTTTCAGTTTATCCAGTAGGTCTTTGGCCACCTTCTTGAGTTCGGCTCGCTCGGCAGCACTCAATTCCGGGGCAGGACGAGTGAGGATATCAAAGATTACCAATTCCTCTTCAGTGAGGTTCTCCCGGACATGCCGTTCATGCTCGTCGTTCAAACTACGGCTGAGCGCCAGGAGCTCCCTGAAGAGTTCGTCAATATTCCGACTGCCGGCGTTGTAGGATTCAATCAGTTCTTCGAACTTGCTGAGGTAGTCGGCTCTGGTCCGGTTCAGGCGAACGAGCTTGTTCAGTTGAGCGCGGATCGCCGCTTTGAGTTGTTCCAGGTCGATATTCTTAGTCCTGGACTTCCCAAAGCGTTTTGCCAACGCCTCGAAGTCGATCTTCGTCAGATCGATGATTCCATGGCCGGTTCTTTCCTGAGGAATGTGAAACCCATCCGCAGCGACGGACGCATCCAAAATCGTATTAAGATCGACCATCACGGCTGAAATATCTGCCGGTCCCTCGCCCGTTCGTTCACGAATGCTTTCGGCAATAGTCGCCAGGCAGGCCACGCGGGACGTGAATTCCAACACAGATGGATCGGGCTTCACAGCCTGAAAGAGCACTCGCACCCATCCCTCCTGGCCCAGAAAGTCTTTGCGGAGAGGGTCGGGAGAGATCAGGCATTCAACCGCCTCGGCAATCTTCGTCAGCCGGTCAAGACTCCCCGCCGGAGTCTGCTCAATTTCTCTGAGATTGACGCCATGAGCCAGGCAGAAGGCTTCGGTCTCCGTGATCGCCTGGCGCAGGTTTTCCACGAGCTTTTGCTTGTCCCGGATAGGCTGCTCCCCGCCGCGGCCTTTGGCATAGATCGCCAGCGCCTTCTCCAACGAGGCAAAGACGTTCGCATAATCCACAATAAGGCCGCTGTGCTTGCCGGGAAACACACGATTGGCTCGGGCAATCGTCTGCATCAACGTGTGATTCCGCATCGGTTTGTCGAGATACACTGTCGAGCAGCTCGGGGCATCAAAGCCCGTCAGCCACATGGCACAGACGAAGACCAGCCGCAATGGATCGTCCGGGTTCTTAAAATCCTCATCCAAAGTCTCGTCATTCATGCGCTTCCGATGCGGTGCGATATCGAGCCCCAGCTTCTGCATATCTGCAATTTCATTTTGGGTAGACGACACAATCAACGCCATCTCGGTGGTGCGGATCACAGCCAGCCGTGCCTTCAGTTCCAGGATGCGATCAGGGTCGGCGGCCGTCGTTCCATAAGTCCTGAGCGTAGCCAATTCCTGTTCAACTCGTTGCTCTTCCCTCTTCCAGTGCACTCGGACTTTGTTATGCATTCGAAGGGCTGTGGCCTTATCGATGGAAATGACCATGGCCTTGCCCTGAAAGCCACGTCCGAGGAAGTGCTGGACAATATCTTTGGCGATCGTCTCCAACCTGTCCTCTCGAGTGAGCAATTGATATTGCCGGCCCAGCTCACGATCCAGCCGTTTCTCCTGCTCCTCATCCAACCCCGCCGCTTCGATCAGATTGTAGATATCGTCATTGAGGTTCGGATTCTCCAAGCGGAGTTCCGGCGCCCGGTTTTCATAGAACAACGGGACTGTCGCGCCGTCCTCAACCGACTGCTGGAAGTCATAGATGGAGACATAGTCGCCGAATACCTCGCGAGTCCGTTCCTCCCCGGCAATGAGAGGCGTCCCCGTAAAGGCAAGGAAGAGCGCCTTGGGAAGGGCCGCCCGCATGTTCAACGCTAGGGTGTCGTACTGGCTGCGATGGGCTTCATCGGTCAGTACGATCACGTCGGGCCGATCACAGAGCACTTCAGGAGTCTGGAACTTGTGAATCAGCGTAAAGACATAGCGGTGATTCTCACTCAGCAACTGTCGGAGCTCTGCCCCACTTTGTGCATGACACAACTCGCTTTCCGTCTCGCTAACCGCACCGCAGGCCTTGAAGGTTTTGGCAATCTGGTCGTCCAGTTCGACACGATCTGTCACAACGACAAATTTCCAGTCGCCGGAAATCTTGCGAAGGATCTTCTGCGCGAAGAACACCATGGCGAAGCTCTTTCCCGATCCCTGCGTCTGCCAGAACACGCCGCCCCGTCCGTGCCCTTGTTTCCGGGCAACCAGCGTCGCCGCGATAGCGTTGTTCACACCAAGAAACTGGTGGTTCTGGCCCAGCACTTTGACGAGTCCAGCTTTGTGTTCTGAAAAGAGGCTGAAGTTTTCGAGCAGATCGAGCAGACGGGATGGTTCACAGGTGCCTCGCAGCATCACTTCGAGCGACACCCGCCGCGGTTCGTCCTCTCGTTCGATCCGCTTCCACTCAAAGAACCGATCCCAGTCGGCGGTCAAAGAACCCACGCGACTCTCCGTGCCGTTGGAGGCGATCATCACGCCGTTGAACCAGAAGAGTTGGGGAATATCGGACTTGTAGCAGGTGAGGTTATCGTCGAAGGCCTGCTGCGCAGGTACACCGGGCTTTTTCAGCTCGATGACGACGAGAGGCAGGCCATTGACGAATCCAACAAGATCAGGTCGGCGGGTATAGAGTGTACCGGTGACGCTGAATTGGCTGACAAGGAGAAAGTCGTTGACCGTAGGGTTCTCCCAGTCGATGACGCGGACACGCTTAGACTCCTGCCCTCCAGTCTTAGCATCTGTGACGGAAATCTCCACTCCGTCCTTGAGAAGCTCGTACACCTCGCGATTCGCCGCAGTTAG is a genomic window of Candidatus Nitrospira kreftii containing:
- a CDS encoding Maltodextrin phosphorylase; protein product: MDSPNGIHSSLPQNLSRLPELAQNLWWSWTLEARQLFETIDPTLWFLTHHNPVKLLADVKPDRLTRLAEDPSFLRQYSAVFRLFDEYLSNKKSWARTHQADLAKTTIAYFSAEFGLHASVPIYSGGLGILAGDHCKEASDLGLPLVGIGFMYPQGYFRQRITPEGWQEAAYAPFNRDESPVHLARTPSGEPYQFVVDMGGRRVTAAVWKVLAGRIPLYLIDTDVPENSPEDRALSARLYGGDQEMRLCQEILLGIGGVRMLRSLGISPSVWHANEGHSAFLTLERVREYVQKGSSHAEASELVRQSTVFTTHTPVPAGHDVFPHHLMDRYFTGYWEQLGLSRDEFLRLGDTPESGGHGFNMTALVMRLSAHVNGVSREHGRVSREMWQHFWPGLPTDQIPIRSVTNGIHVPTWISPELHHLYGKSLSPTWTQTCDDPAMWQRVMDVPDHELWAVRQAMKRKLMGFIRERARNGWMHGHLQPSQVITRGTLLDPEALTIGFARRFATYKRATLLFRDLERLKALLQDRWRPVQLVFAGKAHPADEPGRYFIHEVLNFCHDHKLGGRIAFLEDYEMHMAKYLVQGVDIWLNTPRFPMEASGTSGMKAALNGVLNLSVLDGWWVEGYNGANGWGIQPLSEPADAQTQDHHDAEQLYRLLEQEVVPLFYQRDRDDIPRGWLQMVKECIRTVAPQFCTTRMLKDYVSLMYHPATVRLPTTW
- a CDS encoding Type I restriction enzyme R Protein; protein product: MAQSYTEDSLVEQPAIQLFTEMGWQTLSAVEEVFGIASTLGRETKGEVVLVPRLRAVLERLNPSLPPEAISAAIDQLTRDRSVMSLTAANREVYELLKDGVEISVTDAKTGGQESKRVRVIDWENPTVNDFLLVSQFSVTGTLYTRRPDLVGFVNGLPLVVIELKKPGVPAQQAFDDNLTCYKSDIPQLFWFNGVMIASNGTESRVGSLTADWDRFFEWKRIEREDEPRRVSLEVMLRGTCEPSRLLDLLENFSLFSEHKAGLVKVLGQNHQFLGVNNAIAATLVARKQGHGRGGVFWQTQGSGKSFAMVFFAQKILRKISGDWKFVVVTDRVELDDQIAKTFKACGAVSETESELCHAQSGAELRQLLSENHRYVFTLIHKFQTPEVLCDRPDVIVLTDEAHRSQYDTLALNMRAALPKALFLAFTGTPLIAGEERTREVFGDYVSIYDFQQSVEDGATVPLFYENRAPELRLENPNLNDDIYNLIEAAGLDEEQEKRLDRELGRQYQLLTREDRLETIAKDIVQHFLGRGFQGKAMVISIDKATALRMHNKVRVHWKREEQRVEQELATLRTYGTTAADPDRILELKARLAVIRTTEMALIVSSTQNEIADMQKLGLDIAPHRKRMNDETLDEDFKNPDDPLRLVFVCAMWLTGFDAPSCSTVYLDKPMRNHTLMQTIARANRVFPGKHSGLIVDYANVFASLEKALAIYAKGRGGEQPIRDKQKLVENLRQAITETEAFCLAHGVNLREIEQTPAGSLDRLTKIAEAVECLISPDPLRKDFLGQEGWVRVLFQAVKPDPSVLEFTSRVACLATIAESIRERTGEGPADISAVMVDLNTILDASVAADGFHIPQERTGHGIIDLTKIDFEALAKRFGKSRTKNIDLEQLKAAIRAQLNKLVRLNRTRADYLSKFEELIESYNAGSRNIDELFRELLALSRSLNDEHERHVRENLTEEELVIFDILTRPAPELSAAERAELKKVAKDLLDKLKQLLVLNWRQTVSARSRVKLAIEDLLDQGLPRAYNPDLYKQKCSAVFEHVYEMYGEKGASPYRSYPESSSLSSSL
- a CDS encoding hypothetical protein (conserved protein of unknown function); this translates as MEQQPKHSSPGTNPLSLPAGDGPMSDVTDSTQAESLASAESVAVGQEAVALEEEQIKDEIDIQIDLLNDPDWVVRREAVITLGEMADERCVEPLARALRDGDWQVREVAIEAMGQVGSPAVEMLLKLLRDWEVRKYAILALGRIRDERVLDPLMLQLRNDEFKDDAIHALVELGEPSVEKLIGALRDKDENVRKSAVLALGRIKSSDAITPLIDMLSDKDWFTRLTAAAALESIGDERGREAIKPLLKDPDMVVKMRVERILAKWKKQSITQPANA
- a CDS encoding hypothetical protein (conserved protein of unknown function) produces the protein MVKFFGVLVLLFGAFGAGYYLGQRPVGTLQRTVAELQQSLKDVSRNVLDTTLGIERDLRRRQGLVEAKSRLVQTKAHMVDRNYGDAAKELTEAIDSVEAITKGAKVDPMTTALRDLAGSLREVKLELAMGKSVTLKKLDELQLKMDQLLSK
- a CDS encoding hypothetical protein (conserved protein of unknown function), with translation MTTATTEYKERLRQLAELMLAVSGESVTMMKRNAPEQALKLKRQDEWGIYLEFLKIMFNLTDRLVALHIPMKDQMEFMNGLEDAVTQQLKRALEPAFGNNADQMEIVMTIGTTVAESRQTYEHYKFLISEDSKTKNKMFHEFGEKVADAVGAPGNAQLSSAATLCISAVVPALSAVLQGQAPPSQDVPQAVPTVVESAAEHAKMTGQEIKLISLMSSVLGEEVETRWGLHPRFREDLTPSELQQLTKLLNQVAKILGERYAAVAFSKEWASWHKAGHA
- a CDS encoding hypothetical protein (conserved protein of unknown function), with amino-acid sequence MAKKRAAEPEEVQLKKKIVAKRTIHDNPKGDSALRSLRKRLKREQRKRRALAQRKKQAAGSKAAATASS
- a CDS encoding hypothetical protein (conserved protein of unknown function); the protein is MVVQRNTTNRHPLLYRRQNNMATVVVWGALLLGLITEPTFAASRGSTSTVESKAAALFKAGDYPAVANLFRELPSDATPSKAFLRQAFLSYVRLGRTDEALTIYSTLHQSGPHEYSLLRPLALGMITSHVRDRHEQVRIAAYSALADLGLPETAALLDDGLLDTSVVVRARAAEAIGKAGLAAKSGALRRALRDEMPTVRIAAMTALADANANDVRQRLLDVARTEDGPEAVFAYAALVKLGRLEKLDDIKSAATLPDTESRMAALGALGRLKHPGSLAVLSQAVYDPDPSVRAFAAGALGEFGSPGGVAPLTHAIGDEVGMVRGVAATSLGRLGIKENRPLLLGLTRDPNPHVRASAVEGLLRLGDASALSLAGDLARHPDPSIRSAAAQALSASSDKQALTLLQNLLRDQQPIPRLMAARSLRKSHVEAVPVLVEGLQDSDEAVRIASAHSLLHQITQQSSGKRRR
- a CDS encoding putative endolytic peptidoglycan transglycosylase RlpA encodes the protein MDTYSHYNRLSSSGSLALIFCLSLGACSWVPKGDVQLDVGIKDRGVASWYGEQFHGRKAANGELFDMEALTAAHRTMPLGSVVRVINLTNGRHLHVRITDRGPYEKGRIIDLSRRAALQLGMEHKGLAYVQVEIVGERRPDLTWLSETFTGRVASVLADAKYLSDRTSSGMASHSRNLQGDLWIARRNRWALAMLSVDHWAGTSVATLGLA